One segment of Bacteroides sp. DNA contains the following:
- a CDS encoding hydantoinase/oxoprolinase family protein, with amino-acid sequence MSKIKVGIDVGGTFTHAVAVDVEKFSILGKASVPTTHNSKQGVAEGVIASMQKLIQENKINPGQILLIAHSTTQATNALLEGDVAPVGIIAMGRGLEGRLAKRQAFLDDVFLAPGKKLPVFFRFINTTDILTEEKIEKAISALVNEGAQVFVATEVFGPDDNQHEKLVVKVAESIGLNATAACDLSQLYGIRVRTRTAVVNASMMPKMIETANLTEQAVKESGVKAPLMVMRSDGGIMDIKEMRKRPILTMLSGPAAGVAAALMYARISDGIFLEVGGTSTDISVIKNGMPQVKAAQIGKNRLSIKTIDVRTIGIGGGSIPRISGSKIVDVGPRSAHIANLSYSAYADNPDFSEIKVETICPKEGDPEDYLKVVRPDGNFTITPSAASYFKGLVKDFGHGKANLDAVKNAVSSVAKILNADPDQFAEDILLNCSKKIEKVIRSLAREYKLDKNFLTLYGGGGGASALVPHAAQYLKIKHEIAPDSEVISAIGAAMGMIRDTVEKSIINPSEQEIIAIRQAASESVIAMGAKPGTVEVQVEIDNANKKVVAIATGSSDLASRETSEQLDDGELKLVASEALKVEPKMVQIQGKTNLLRLAGYETVKSHFFGILKEKLNPAVVLTRDGIVKRRFDDVVWRKSNVSGVKTVISQLIEELRSYGDGGELMPDVFVVVSGKIIDLSGLIEISQILSLIEFDLKDLTPTDNAIVLAVKKR; translated from the coding sequence ATGAGCAAGATTAAGGTAGGTATTGACGTAGGAGGCACATTCACCCATGCAGTGGCAGTGGATGTTGAAAAATTTAGTATTTTGGGGAAGGCCAGCGTGCCGACTACCCATAACTCAAAACAGGGGGTTGCCGAAGGGGTCATTGCCTCTATGCAAAAACTGATACAGGAAAACAAAATAAACCCTGGACAAATTCTGCTTATCGCTCATTCAACTACACAAGCCACAAATGCTTTGCTTGAGGGAGATGTTGCGCCGGTTGGGATTATTGCAATGGGAAGAGGCCTTGAAGGTCGGCTTGCCAAAAGGCAGGCCTTTCTGGATGATGTTTTTCTTGCTCCGGGTAAAAAACTTCCTGTTTTTTTTCGATTTATTAATACAACGGATATCCTAACGGAAGAAAAAATCGAGAAAGCTATTTCTGCCCTGGTAAATGAAGGGGCTCAAGTATTTGTAGCTACTGAGGTTTTTGGACCTGATGACAATCAGCATGAAAAACTGGTTGTAAAGGTTGCGGAAAGTATTGGCTTAAATGCGACTGCCGCGTGTGACTTGTCACAACTTTATGGTATTAGGGTGAGGACTCGCACAGCGGTGGTCAATGCCAGCATGATGCCTAAGATGATTGAAACAGCAAACTTGACGGAGCAAGCTGTTAAGGAAAGTGGTGTCAAGGCCCCCCTGATGGTCATGCGTTCTGACGGGGGTATCATGGATATTAAGGAGATGCGAAAACGTCCAATACTTACTATGCTTTCAGGACCTGCAGCAGGCGTAGCCGCAGCCTTAATGTATGCCAGGATCTCTGACGGCATTTTTCTTGAGGTTGGTGGAACTTCAACGGATATTTCAGTAATAAAAAATGGAATGCCCCAGGTTAAAGCTGCACAAATTGGAAAGAACAGGTTAAGCATAAAAACCATAGATGTTCGTACTATTGGAATTGGTGGAGGATCAATACCCCGTATATCTGGAAGCAAAATTGTGGATGTTGGTCCCCGCAGTGCCCACATTGCCAATCTTTCCTATTCAGCTTATGCCGATAATCCCGATTTTTCTGAAATAAAGGTTGAAACCATATGCCCCAAGGAGGGGGATCCGGAAGATTACCTAAAGGTAGTTCGGCCAGATGGTAATTTTACGATTACACCCAGTGCTGCTTCATATTTCAAAGGTTTGGTAAAAGATTTCGGACATGGAAAAGCAAACCTTGATGCTGTCAAAAATGCGGTTTCAAGTGTTGCCAAGATTTTGAATGCTGACCCAGATCAGTTTGCTGAGGACATTCTGTTGAATTGTAGTAAGAAAATTGAAAAGGTCATAAGATCTTTGGCAAGGGAATATAAACTGGACAAGAACTTTTTGACGCTTTATGGAGGAGGTGGCGGAGCCAGCGCTTTGGTACCTCATGCTGCTCAGTACCTTAAAATTAAGCATGAAATTGCTCCTGATTCTGAAGTGATTTCAGCTATTGGTGCAGCAATGGGCATGATCAGGGACACGGTTGAAAAGTCAATCATTAACCCAAGCGAGCAGGAAATTATTGCCATTCGTCAGGCAGCATCAGAATCTGTCATTGCTATGGGGGCAAAACCAGGAACTGTTGAAGTTCAAGTGGAAATAGATAACGCAAACAAAAAAGTAGTAGCAATTGCAACAGGTTCTAGCGATTTGGCTTCAAGGGAAACCAGCGAGCAATTGGATGACGGTGAGCTTAAGTTAGTTGCTTCAGAAGCGTTAAAAGTGGAACCAAAGATGGTTCAGATTCAAGGGAAAACGAATCTGCTTAGATTGGCTGGTTATGAAACCGTTAAGTCTCACTTCTTTGGAATATTGAAGGAAAAACTCAATCCTGCAGTGGTTTTGACCCGTGATGGGATAGTAAAACGCCGGTTTGATGATGTGGTTTGGAGAAAAAGTAATGTATCTGGGGTTAAAACGGTAATTAGCCAATTGATCGAAGAACTTAGATCCTATGGCGATGGAGGGGAATTAATGCCTGATGTGTTCGTCGTTGTCTCAGGGAAAATTATTGATTTATCCGGGCTTATTGAGATTTCTCAGATATTATCACTGATAGAATTCGACCTGAAAGACCTGACCCCAACTGATAATGCGATTGTTCTGGCTGTGAAAAAACGTTGA
- a CDS encoding FAD-dependent oxidoreductase, translating into MRSNFDHIIWGANAKGIALASKLIQQGQTVLLLNKFGFPGGKVTESLSCLFTKDERLNDDLDLGLLDSIRSQRFGVLFENEQELLLHPEAFKRALWEEIDRINIDFLFHVIPIGFERRNFNQIQLFGRQGHFFVTGKEIHDLSDEQQLKILFSAKDFQADVLVHCFITDKIPEDMPSFKIYRKVETPIGLFCSFHLEKIPLSKTDMSFNLELDRFAQFIWKNYGARLLMIPVQPEIIPLDEE; encoded by the coding sequence ATGAGGAGCAATTTTGATCATATCATTTGGGGTGCCAATGCAAAAGGAATTGCCCTGGCTTCAAAACTAATTCAACAGGGTCAAACAGTGCTGTTGTTAAACAAATTTGGTTTTCCGGGAGGGAAAGTCACGGAAAGCCTGTCATGTCTTTTTACGAAGGATGAGCGTTTAAATGATGATCTGGATTTAGGTCTTCTTGATTCCATTCGCAGCCAAAGGTTTGGTGTTCTTTTTGAAAATGAACAAGAGCTGTTGCTCCATCCCGAAGCTTTTAAGCGGGCACTTTGGGAAGAAATTGATCGGATTAATATAGATTTTCTTTTTCATGTAATACCCATTGGATTTGAAAGGCGTAATTTTAATCAAATTCAACTCTTTGGACGTCAAGGGCATTTTTTCGTTACTGGAAAGGAAATCCATGATCTATCAGATGAACAACAACTTAAAATTCTTTTTTCAGCGAAGGATTTCCAAGCCGATGTGCTGGTGCATTGTTTTATCACGGACAAAATTCCGGAAGATATGCCCAGCTTTAAAATATATCGTAAGGTTGAAACGCCTATTGGACTTTTTTGCAGTTTTCATTTGGAAAAAATACCCTTATCAAAAACTGACATGTCATTTAATTTAGAATTAGATCGCTTTGCCCAATTTATCTGGAAAAATTATGGAGCAAGATTGCTGATGATTCCAGTCCAACCTGAAATTATTCCCCTGGATGAAGAATAA